The following are encoded together in the Solanum stenotomum isolate F172 unplaced genomic scaffold, ASM1918654v1 scaffold31754, whole genome shotgun sequence genome:
- the LOC125852036 gene encoding uncharacterized protein LOC125852036: protein MEIRYKMEGNLTPMEIRNEMGMRFFMELKRRQTNCGMYPLCITTKDHNFGCGINGEIAFEPDTSIVQVGGDDMNVSGVVLQEIRSVDALCILDMNSDHVIGDCNQKFVQVKQLYKDKKTIVAVMQKYAIDNRFQYKVARSDKKRVYITACLWCN, encoded by the exons ATGGAGATCAGATACAAGATGGAAGGCAATCTAACTCCAATGGAAATCCGAAACGAGATGGGCATGAGGTTTTTTATGGAACTGAAAAGACGTCAAACAAATTGCGGGATGTATCCATTGTGCATAACAACAAAAGATCACAATTTTGGATGTGGTATTAATGGTGAAATTGCGTTTGAGCCAGATACATCAATTGTTCAAGTTGGAGGTGATGACATGAATGTATCTGGCGTAGTTCTTCAAGAGATTCGTAGTGTAGATGCATTATgtattttggatatgaattcGGATCATGTTATTGGTGACTGTAATCAAAAATTTGTTCAAGTCAAGCAGTTGTATAAGGACAAGAAGACTATTGTGGCTGTTATGCAAAAATATGCCATAGACAATCGATTCCAATACAAGGTTGCAAGATCCGACAAAAAGAG GGTGTATATTACCGCTTGCTTATGGTGTAATTGA